A single genomic interval of SAR202 cluster bacterium harbors:
- a CDS encoding VOC family protein translates to MLATRTLGHPMQFQLKRVILFCNDIEKVAEFYEQKLGLK, encoded by the coding sequence GTGCTCGCAACACGTACCCTAGGCCATCCAATGCAGTTCCAGCTCAAGCGCGTCATACTCTTTTGCAACGATATTGAGAAGGTGGCCGAGTTCTACGAGCAGAAGCTCGGCCTCAAGC